The DNA window GGCGATGGGCAGGTTTATCGACCGGGTAGGAACCAAGATCGGCTATGCCGTTTCATTAATTGTGTGGAGTCTCGCCTCTATCGGGCATGGCTTCGTAAAAAGCACCGTAGGGTTTTTAGTAGCGAGAAGTACACTGGGAATCAGTGAGGCGGGAAATTTTCCGGCAGCCATCAAATCTGTTGCCGAATGGTTCCCGAAAAAAGAACGGGCTCTGGCAACCGGGATCTTCAATTCCGGAGCTACCGTAGGAGCCATCCTTGCTCCGCTTCTCGTGCCGTTTATTTTAGGCCATTACGGCTGGAGGCAGACTTTTGTCTGGATTGGCGCTTTGGGTTTGTTATGGATCATTTTGTGGTGGAGATTCTATTCCATTCCGGAGAAAACGAAAAAACTTAGCAGAGAAGAGCTGGAATACATTAAAAGCGATCAGGACGGGAAAACGGAGGAACAGTCAAAAGTTCCCCTCTCCGAAATCCTGAAATACAGAGTCACCTGGTCATTTGCCATCGGAAAAATCATGACGGATCCTATCTGGTATTTTTTCATGTTCTGGCTGCCGGCCTATTTTGCCGATGTGTTTAAAATGGATCTTACCAAGCCATCCATTCCGCTGATCATCATCTATAGCGGGACGACCATAGGAAGCATCGGAGGCGGGTACCTTTCCTCCATGCTGATCAAAAAAGGCTGGGACATCAGAAAGGCAAGAAGCCTTACCATGCTTCTGTTTGCCTTAATGGTCGTACCGGTGATGTTTTCAAAATATGTAGACAATATGTGGCTGATTACCATTATTATTGCTTTTGCTACTGCGGCGCACCAGGGTTGGGGAGCCAACCTGATGACTACGGTGGGAGATAAACTACCCAACAATTACGTAAGTTCCGTCATCGGTTTCGGAGGAATGCTGGGCTCGGCAGCAGGAATTATTTTCCCGCTTTTCATCGGGATTGTTCTGGACACCTTCAAGAAAGCAGGCAACATCAACGGCGGTTACAACATCATCTTTTTTATCGCCGGGATGTCCTACATTGCAGCCTGGGGAATCATCAGACTTATCAACCGAAAGAAATCATAACAGCCATATATCACTGGCAGAACTAAAAAAACACAAGAGAAGAATCATAATTTTAGTAAAAAAAGAAATATATAACTGAATATCTGAAAGTAATGATCTTTAAACCTTGCCTATTCACTTTCTGTCTTTTCATAAGCGGATCTTTCCTTGCCCAGAAAGGCTGGAAAAACAAGCTTTGGTACGACAGGCCTGCTGCCCAGTGGGTGGAAGCTCTGCCTGTCGGAAACGGGAGGCTTGCAGCAATGGTTTATGGAGATCCAAATAAAGAAAAGCTACAGCTCAATGAAAGTACCTTCTGGTCCGGTGGTCCTTCCCGCAACGATAACCCGGATGGCCCGAAATTTTTGGATTCGATCCGGTATTATTTGTTCAACGGAAATTACAAAAGAGCGCAGATCCTTGCCGACAAAAGTTTAACGGCAAAAACCCTTCACGGTTCAGCCTATCAGAATATTGGTGAGTTAACCCTTGAATTTAATATTAGTAATGATGTTAAAAATTACTACCGGGAGTTAGACATTGAAAAAGCAATCACAACGACTACATTTTCAGCCAACGGAATCAATTTTAAAAGAGAAGTTTTCGCTTCCATTCCGGACAATGTGATTGTTATTAAATTAAGTTCAGATAAAAAAAATGCGCTGAGTTTCTTCGCAGGTTTCAACAGCGAGCTCAAAAAAAACAGCAAAGCCATTGATTTCAATACCTTGCAGATGGACGGTTTGTCTTCAACTTTAGACGGCGTTCAGGGGCAGGTTAAATTTAATGCCATCGCAAAAATCCTCAACAAAGGTGGCAAAACAGAAGTTTCACAAAAAGGAATTTCAGTAAGTAACGCCAACGAAGTGATGATTCTCATTTCCATCGCCACCAATTTTACTGATTACAAAACTTTGAACACTGACGAAGTTTTAAAAAGCAAAAAATACATTTCGGAAGCAGAACCTAAAAGCTTTAATACCTTATTTAAGAACCATCTGAATGCCTATCAGAACTACTTTAAAAGAGTATATTTCGATTTAGGCACTTCCGAAGCGGCTAAAAATCCAACGGATATCAGGATTAAAAACTTTGCCACAACCTATGATCCGGAACTCATCGCACTATATTACCAGTTCGGGCGCTATCTCCTGATTTCCTCCTCACAGCCAAGCGGACAGCCCGCCAATCTTCAGGGCATCTGGAACAATTCCAACAAACCGGCCTGGGACAGCAAATACACCATCAACATCAACACGGAAATGAACTATTGGCCGGCGGAAAAAACCGGACTTCCGGAAATGCACGAACCGCTGATCCAAATGGTAAAAGACCTTAGCGAATCCGGACGAGAAACGGCAAAAACCATGTACAACAGCCGGGGTTGGGTTGTTCATCACAACACCGATATTTGGAGAATCAGCGGAGTGGTGGATTTCGCCAACGCCGGCATGTGGCCGATGGGTGGCGCATGGCTTTCCCAGCACCTTTGGGACAAATACCTGTACAGCGGAGATCTGAATTACCTCAGATCGGTTTATCCGGTTCTGAAATCCGCTGCACAGTTCTATGAAGACTTTCTTATTGAAGACCCGACCCATCACTGGCTCGTCGTAAGTCCGTCCATGTCTCCTGAAAACATTCCGCAGGGGCATCAGGGCAGTGCTCTGGCGGCTGGAAATACCATGGACAACCAACTGATGTTCGACCTGTTCACCAAAACCAGAAAAGCAGCACAGCTTCTGAATCTCGATGCAGATCAAATTCCGGTTTGGAACAGCATCATCTCTAAATTACCGCCGATGCAGATCGGGCGTTACGGCCAGTTGCAGGAATGGATGGAAGATGTTGACGATCCGAAAGACAATCACCGCCACGTTTCCCATCTGTACGGATTATTTCCGTCCAATCAAATCAACCCTTTCACGACACCGGAACTGACGGATGCAGCCAGAACGGTTCTTATTCACCGGGGCGACGTTTCCACAGGTTGGTCAATGGGCTGGAAGGTGAATCTTTGGGCGAAATTGCTTGATGGAAACCATGCTAATAAATTAATCAAAGACCAATTAACTTTAGTGGAAAAAGACGGCTGGGGCAGTAAAGGCGGAACCTATCCGAACCTGTTCGATGCCCATCCGCCGTTCCAGATCGACGGAAATTTTGGCTGTACTTCCGGGATTACCGAAATGCTCCTGCAAACCCAGAACGGTTTCATCGACATTCTTCCGGCCCTTCCGGACGAATGGAAAAACGGGAAAATTTCCGGGCTGAAAACCTATGGCGGTTTTGAAGTTAGCATCGTCTGGGAAAACAACAAAGCCAAAGAAGTCATCGTCAAATCAACACTGGGCGGAAATTGCCGATTGAGAACACCCAATGAAATGCAGCTAACTGGAAATGCAAAACTAAAAAGAGCGGAAGGCAAAAACCCGAATCTCTTTTTTGATACCCCGGAAATAAAGACACCGTTGATCTCAAAAGAGGCAAAACTGAATCCTGTTGAAATTAAAAACGAATTTATCTATGATTTTCCAACGGAGGCCGGAAAAATATATACATTAAAAATAAAATAATCAATAGGAACGATATCATCCTATTAACTATTAACGAGAAATTAGAAACCCTGAAAGGGTTGAACAACAATAGCCACAGGTGAAACCTGTGGGGAATGAATAGAAAAAATCACGAACCCTGAAAGGGTTCCACAACCATAATCACAGGTGCGGCCTGTGTAAAACCAAAAACTGATTCAAAATTTAAAATAAAAAATTAAGAAATTTATATATGAAATCGCCAGGGTTAGCAGCAAACGCAAACACCAATGAAGATACAGCGATTCCATATGACCTTTGAAAATAATCAATATCTACATATGAAAAAGAGACCCATGAATCCGAATTTTTTAAAGAACAAATTCACTCTGCTAACGGCAGCAGCGTTCTTAAGCGTGAGCAACATTTCTGCTCAGACCTTTTCCGATTTCAACTACCGTGGAAACGATAAAATATACAACGATAATCCGCTGAAACCGGACGAATTCTATTCGCCGATCCTTCAGGGGTGTTATCCGGATCCGAGCATTACGAAAAAAGGTGACGACTATTATCTGGTGAATTCATCGTTCTCCATGTTTCCTGGGGTTCCGATTTTTACGTCTAAAGATATGGTTAACTGGAAGCAGATCGGTCACGTGTTGGACAGGCCTTCTCAATTGAAAGTTGAAAAAGGAGGTGTTTCGCAGGGAATTTATGCACCGGACATCAAATACAACAAATACAACGACACCTTCTACATGATCACCACCCAGATCGCGGGCGGAGTAGGAAACATGGTCGTAAAAACCAAAGATCCTGCAAAAGGCTGGAGCGAAGTACAGAAGCTGAATTTCGATGGGATCGACCCTGCGATCTTCTTTGACGACGATGGAAAAGCGTACATCGTTCACAACGATGCACCGCCAAAGGGAACCGAGCAGTATCAGGGTCATCGTGTGATCAAAATGTGGGATTATGATCTTGAAAAAGACCAGGTAGTAGCAGGATCCGATAGAATTATTGTGAACGCCGGGGTGGATATTACCCAGAAACCGATCTGGATTGAAGGGCCGCATTTATACAAATACAAAGGGAAATATTACCTGATGTGCGCGGAAGGCGGAACCGGAGGATGGCATAGCGAAGTCATCTTCATGGCCGATTCTCCGAAAGGACCGTTTGTTCCGGCTAAAAACAACCCGATCCTGACGCAGCGGTATTTCCCGAAAGACCGCAAGGAAAAAGTAGACTGGGCAGGCCACGCCGACTTAGTAGAAGGACCGAACGGACAATGGTATGGTGTATTCTTGGCTATCCGTCCGAATGTCAACAACCGCGTGAACAAAGGCCGTGAAACATTCCTGCTTCCGGTGGACTGGAGCGGAACCTATCCGGTATTCCAGAACGGACTGGTACCGATGAAACCGAAACTGAAATTACCGGAAGGCACTCAAAACCAGACCGGACAAAACGGATTCTTCCCGAACGGAAACTTCACATATAACGATAAATTAACGGATAAAAACCTGGATTACCGTTGGATCGCTATGCGCGGGCCGCGTGAAAATTTCATCACTGCAACGAAAAACGGGGTAAAAGTGAATCCTATGGAAACTAATATCAAAGCCTTGGCTCCGGTATCCGCGTTGTTCCACAGGCTGCAGCATGAAGATTTTGAAACGTCTGTAACCCTGGATTTCAAACCGAAATCGGAAAAAGAACTCGCCGGGATTACCTGCTATCAAAGCGAAAGGTTCAACTATGTCTTCGGGATTACCAAAAAAGACAAAGACTACTATATCGTTCTCGAAAGAACCGAAAAAGGAGCCTCCAAACTGATTGCCAGCGAGAAAATTTCCCTTTCCAAAACCATTAAATTACAGGTAACCGGTGAGAATGATAACCTTAGCTTCAACTATGCACTGGACGGTAAAAACTTTAAAAACCTGGGCGGACCGGTTTCCGGAGACATCTTATCAACCGATGTAGCCGGCGGTTTCACCGGAAGCTTAATCGGGTTATACAGTACGTTGTCTAATGATATTGTACCGAATTAATCTGGCTCAATATCAATAGGAACGGGCTTTAGCCCGTTTTCACAAAAAAACAGCATCCATTTGGCTTTAGCCAAAACTTACCAAGCACCTAAACCACAATATCAAACCGTGAATATTAAAAAATCATTTTATATAGTTTCTTTTTTGGGATTTATCGGGCTGAATTCAATTTCAGCCCAGGTAAATCCTTTTCAGAAAGCAACGACAGCATTTACCAATCCCATCATCTGGGCGGATGCTCCGGACTTATCCATTACCCGGAACGGTGATGACTTTTACCTCATCAGCACCACGATGCACCTCATGCCGGGCGCTCCGGTCATGCATTCCAGAGACCTGGTGCACTGGGAAATGTCGAGCTATGTTTTTAATACCTTAAATGACAATTCCAAATACGATCTGCTGAACGGAACCGTTTACGGTCGCGGACAGTGGGCCTCTTCCATCCGGTATCACAAAGGGAAATATTACGTTTTGTTTTCCCCAAATGACGAACCGTTCAAATCATATTTTTACGTTACCGACAATCCCGAAAAAGGAAACTGGAAGCTGTTGACGAGAACAAGGCATTTTCATGATGCGTCTTTGCTGTTTGACGATGACGATCGGGTGTATGTCTTCACTTCCAATAAGGTTTTTGAACTGAGCCCGGATTTTAAAACCATTATCGGAAATCCTGACGGAACGGAAGTTTTCCAAAAGGATGCCTCGGAAACCGGACTGCTGGAAGGCAACCAGATCATTAAAAAAGATGGGAAATATTACATGATGATGATTTCCTGGCCAAGAGGCGGGAAGCGCCGTCAGGAAGTGTACAGAGCGGATAAAGTCACCGGGCCTTTTGAGAAGAAAGTCGTTCTCGAAGATAACTTTTTAGGGTTTTCCTACGCCGGGCAAGGTGCTCTGATTGATGATAAAAACGGCAACTGGTATTCCCTGATCTTTCAGGACAGAAATGGAGTAGGTCGGGTTCCGATTCTAATTCCGGTAAAATGGGAAAACGGCTGGCCGATATTGGGCGACAATGGAAAAGTACCTTTAAAAGGAGAAGTTCCTCTTCCGCCGTTTAAGCCGAAAAATCACCTGGTAGAAAGCGACGAATTTACCGATAAGAAAATGAAAATCCAATGGCAATGGAATCATAATCCCGTCAATTCAGCCTGGTCGTTATCCGAAAGAAAAGGATTTTTAAGACTAAAAACATCCAGGATTGTAGATAATGTATATCTCGCTCCGAATACGCTCACCCAAAGAATGGAAGGTCAGGAATGCAGCGGAGTTGTAGCCTTGGATGTTAAAGGAATGAAGGACGGTGATGTGGCAGGTTTCAGTGCATTCAATGGTGATTCCGGGATTCTGTCTATCGTAATGGAAGACGGCAAAAAGTTTGTCACTTTTGAAAGTAATGAAGTCAGTCTCGATAACAAAACCAAGGCGGTTACTGGGGTTAAAAAAGAAGAGAAAAAACGGATTCTGCTCAATTCAGACAAGGTTTATTTTAAAATTGATGCCGATTTTAACCTGGGGAAAGACCTGGCGGATTTTTATTACAGCACCGATCAGAAAAACTGGACCGAAATGGCAAAAGATTACAAAATGATTTTTGATTACCGGAGATTATTCATGGGTTCCAAGTTTGCGGTTTTCAATTATGCCACCAAAAGCCTGGGCGGTTTTGTAGATGTCGACTTTTTCAGGGTCAAAACAGATTTAGACACAATAGAGGAATAAAGCTCCGCAGGAGTAACCTGTTAATAGAAAGTAGTGATAATGACGGCAAGCATAGCTCCATGGGAGCGGCCTTATAATAGATTAATGATGGACAAGTAATTAGTATAAAGGTTCAAGCACCAAAAGAAAGCTCCATAGGAGCACCGTGTTAATAGCAAAATATTGGCAATACCAGCAAAATGAAGCTCCGTAGGAGCGACCTGTCAATAACAAGTCCGTTTATAAAACAACGGTCAACCCATAATAAAATGAAAAAAAATAAACCCTTGCCGGTCTTATTTTTTTGCCTAAATTAATAAGTGTAAAAATTACAAATAAAAACCAATGAAAATTACATCTCTACTCATTATAGGCGCATCGCTGATCGTAATACCGATAGCCGCTCAGAATACACAGCGCCAAGCACCTGCGGGATTTGATGTGGCAAATGCCGGGATTCCCCATGGCAAAATAGACTCTATACAATATCCTTCAAAAACGGTCGGGGTTACTAGAAAAGCATTGGTATATACGCCGCCGGGCTTCAAAAAGGGGACAAAATACCCGGTCCTGTACCTGCTTCACGGCATCGGAGGGGATGAAAAAGAGTGGTACAAAAACGGAACGCCGCAGATCATTTTGGATAACCTGTATGCACAGGGAAAACTCACACCGATGATCGTCATCCTTCCCAATGGACGGGCCATGAAGGACGACCGGGCGACCGGAAACATTATGGCTAAAGACAAAGTGGAAGCATTTGCGACTTTTGAAAAAGATTTACTGAATGATCTGATTCCATATGTAGAAAAGAAATTCCCGGTAAAAAAAGACCGGGAAAACCGGGCGATTGCCGGACTGTCCATGGGAGGCGGACAAACCCTGAACTTCGGACTGGGGAATATCGACAAATTTGCCTGGGTAGGAGGCTTCTCATCCGCTCCGAATACGAAAGAACCACAGCTTTTGCTGTCGAATCCTAAAAAGGCGAAAGAATTAAAGCTGCTCTGGATTTCCTGCGGTGATGCGGACGGACTCATGCCGTTCAGCAAAAGGACCCATGATTACCTGGCCCAGAATAAAATCCCGCACATTTTCTACATCGAGCCGGGCGGCCATGACTTCAAAGTCTGGAAAAACGATCTGTACATCTTTTCACAATTGATCTTCAAACCGGTTGATAAAACCACTTTTTCAGATTTTACCGTATTGGGTCTGCCCGCCGAAACCAACATCAGGAATGCGCAGTACCCGCAGATCATGCCCAACGGAAAAGCCATCTTCAGGGTGAAAGCGCCGGAAGCACAGAAAGTTCAGATCGATCTCGGGAAAAAATACGACCTGACCAAAGATTCGGACGGCGTTTGGAAAACCACCACCGATTCTTTAAGCGAAGGATTCCATTACTATTCGATGGTCATTGACAATGTACCTGTGGCTGACCCTTCAAGCAAATCCTTTTACGGAATGGGCAGATACGCCAGCGGGATCGAAGTGCCGTTTGCGGGTGATGGCTATTATGCGATGAAAGACGTTCCGCATGGGGACATCAGGATCCAGAATTTCTTCTCGAAAGTAACTAACTCCTGGAGAAGAGTGTTCATTTACACACCGCCGGGCTACGATAAAAATACTGCTGATTCTTACCCGGTGCTGTACATCCTGCACGGAGGCGGTGAGGATGAAAGCGGATGGGCCATGCAGGGAAAAACCAACCTGATTATGGATAACCTGATCGCCGAAGGCAAAGCCAAACCGATGATCGTTGTGATGCCGGATGCCAATATCGGACCTGCGGGCTTCGGAAGCTTCGGAGCGAGAAACCTGCAGATGTTTGATAAAGAACTGAAAGAATCGGTAATTCCATTTGCCGAAGCCAATTTCAGAATTAAAAAAGATGCGGCGAATAGAGCGTTGGCCGGACTTTCAATGGGTGGAATTTATACGCTGCATACGGGCGTTCAGAACTCGGAGATGTTTTCTTCTCTGGGCGTCTTCAGTTCTGGCTGGATCCTGCCGTCGCTTCAGGAAGTAGCGGATAGCGAATATAAATTTATGACGGATAACAAGTCGAAAATCAATTCCAACCTGAAAAACTTCTGGATATCGATGGGTGGAAAAGAAGACATCGCCTATAAAAACTGCCAGGTGATGATGAAAAAGCTGGATGATGTAGGCATTAAATACACGTACTCCGAATATCCGGGCGGTCACACCTGGCCGGTTTGGAGAAACAACCTGTACAACTTTGCCCAGCTGCTTTTTAAATAGCAATATACAAAATCAATATCCCTTGAATTTTTGACTAAATAAAGATTGAGATCAAATAATACATAACTTCATAGAAAACGTATACGGCGGCAAGTCTGTATACCACTCAAAAAAAACACCACAAGTCATTTGCAGCATTCTGCAGCGGACAACTTTGAAATTTGATGAAAAAAAGAGATCTGAACCTGATTTCAAATCCTCTTATGCCATGAAATACAAAGATATCAACCTTAAAAAAGCAACATTCACCGTAATAATGATCACGGCGGGATGGAGTCATTCGGTCTACGCACAGGCCTACGTTAAAAATGATTCGGGACTGAGCCTTACCGCTGACCGGATGGATGTAAAAGTAATGTTTTACGCGCCCGGTATCGTACGGGTAGTAAAATACCCTGCTGGTAAACCATTTTCAAAAAGAAGTCTGGCAGTGATTAAAAAAGAACAAAAAACCCAATTTTCCATTTTGGAAAAGGACGGTTCTATTGTATTAAAATCAAATGCTCTACAGCTTTCCATTGATGCTAAAACCGGAAAAATATTGTACCGGTCACCATTAGGACAGGAGCTTCTGAAAGAAACCGGAAGCGGTTTCAGGCCCTTTAATGATACCGGAAATCAAACCTATTCTGTGTCTCAATCATTTCAATTGGAAAAAGATGAACCGATCTATGGTTTAGGAATTCTTCAAAACGGGAAAATGTCCCAGCGGAATACGGATGTCAAGATGATCCAGAACAACACCTGGGATTTTGTGCCGTTTTTCCAGTCGGTAAAGGGCTACGGTGTCTTTTGGGACAACTATTCTCCTACGCAGTTTACCGATACCCCGCACAAAACCTCTTTCTCTTCAGAAGTAGGCGAAGGTGTGGATTATTATTTTATCTACGGGAAAAATGCCGACGGCGTGGTGGCAGGAATGCGGAACCTGACGGGAAATGTACCGATGCTTCCGCTTTGGACCTACGGCTACTGGCAGAGCAAAGAACGCTACAAAAGTCAGGATGAACTGGTAGATGTAGTGAAAAAATACAGGGAATTAAAAGTCCCTCTTGACGGAATTATTCAGGATTGGCAGTATTGGGGAAACAATTACCAATGGAACGCGATGGATTTCATCAGTCCCGATTTTCCTGATGCCCCAAAAATGATGAAGGATATTCATGACAGGAATGCACATCTTTCTGTTTCCATCTGGTCGTCATTCGGGCCGATGACCCATCCGTACCGGGAAATGGATCAGAAAGGAATGCTGTTCAACTTTAAAACCTGGCCGGAATCGGGAAGGGAAGTCTGGCCGCCGGATATGAATTATCCTTCCGGAGTACGTGTATACGATGCGTACAATCCCGAAGCCCGGAACGTGTACTGGAAATATCTGAACAAAGGTCTTTTCAGCCTCGGCATAGATTCCTGGTGGATGGATTCTACCGAGCCGGATCATCTCAGCCAGAAACCTGAAGATCTGGATACAAAGACTTATTTGGGCTCATTCCGAAAAGTGAGAAATGCGTATCCTTTAATGACGGTCGGCGGAGTGTACGATCACCAACGCGAAACAACGAGTGACAAAAGGGTTTTTATTTTAACAAGATCAGCTTTTGCCGGACAGCAACGATACGGAGCCAATACCTGGTCGGGTGATGTCAACTCTTCCTGGGATATGTTGCGCAATCAGGTTCCTGCGGGTTTAAATTTCAGCCTTACCGGAAACCCGAATTTCAATTCCGATATCGGCGGCTTCTTTTCCGGAGTCTATAAAAGAAACGGAGGTGCCAAAAACCTGCTGTTTCAGGAATTGTACGTGCGTTGGTTGCAGTACGGCACTTTCACTCCGATGATGCGTTCCCACGGAACCGATGTACCGAGAGAAATCTATCAGTTCGGACAGAAAGGTGATGTGGTGTACGATGTGATTGAGAAATTCATCAAATTGCGTTACAGTATGTTGCCGTACATTTATTCGACCTCGTGGGATGTTTCTGAAAATAATTCAAGTTTCCTGAGAGCTCTGGCGATGGATTTTTCTTCAGATCAAAAAACCTGGGACATAAACAATGAATATCTTTTCGGAAAGTCATTTTTAGTGGCTCCGGTTCTCAATGCCCAGTATACTCCGGAAAAAATCATCACCACCGATGAAAATGAGGGATGGAACAAAAAACAGGAAAGCGGGGAAAATGTTCCTTCCAAAGTAGATTTCACACAAAACAAAACCGTGAAAGTCTATCTTCCGGCTGGTGCAGAATGGTTCGACTTCTGGACGAATGAAAAACACAAAGGCGGCCTGGAAATTCACAAAAACGTTAATATTCAAAGTATTCCGCTATATGTAAAAGCGGGAAGCATTATTCCGTTTGGTCCTGACGTGCAATATGCAACAGAGAAAAAATGGGACCATCTCAAGGTAAAAATTTATCCGGGAACGGATGCAGATTTTGTTTTGTACGAGGATGAATTCGACAATTACAACTACGAGAAAGGTGCGTTTACCGAAATCCCTTTTCACTGGAACGAAAAATCAAAAACTTGTACTATAGAAGCCAGGAAAGGCAGATATAACGGGATG is part of the Chryseobacterium camelliae genome and encodes:
- a CDS encoding MFS transporter, yielding MQAPKNQNIRWFMLSLVFLATTINYLDRQVMGLLKPVLEKEFRWDEKDYSYIVMAFTATYAVGYLAMGRFIDRVGTKIGYAVSLIVWSLASIGHGFVKSTVGFLVARSTLGISEAGNFPAAIKSVAEWFPKKERALATGIFNSGATVGAILAPLLVPFILGHYGWRQTFVWIGALGLLWIILWWRFYSIPEKTKKLSREELEYIKSDQDGKTEEQSKVPLSEILKYRVTWSFAIGKIMTDPIWYFFMFWLPAYFADVFKMDLTKPSIPLIIIYSGTTIGSIGGGYLSSMLIKKGWDIRKARSLTMLLFALMVVPVMFSKYVDNMWLITIIIAFATAAHQGWGANLMTTVGDKLPNNYVSSVIGFGGMLGSAAGIIFPLFIGIVLDTFKKAGNINGGYNIIFFIAGMSYIAAWGIIRLINRKKS
- a CDS encoding glycosyl hydrolase family 95 catalytic domain-containing protein — encoded protein: MIFKPCLFTFCLFISGSFLAQKGWKNKLWYDRPAAQWVEALPVGNGRLAAMVYGDPNKEKLQLNESTFWSGGPSRNDNPDGPKFLDSIRYYLFNGNYKRAQILADKSLTAKTLHGSAYQNIGELTLEFNISNDVKNYYRELDIEKAITTTTFSANGINFKREVFASIPDNVIVIKLSSDKKNALSFFAGFNSELKKNSKAIDFNTLQMDGLSSTLDGVQGQVKFNAIAKILNKGGKTEVSQKGISVSNANEVMILISIATNFTDYKTLNTDEVLKSKKYISEAEPKSFNTLFKNHLNAYQNYFKRVYFDLGTSEAAKNPTDIRIKNFATTYDPELIALYYQFGRYLLISSSQPSGQPANLQGIWNNSNKPAWDSKYTININTEMNYWPAEKTGLPEMHEPLIQMVKDLSESGRETAKTMYNSRGWVVHHNTDIWRISGVVDFANAGMWPMGGAWLSQHLWDKYLYSGDLNYLRSVYPVLKSAAQFYEDFLIEDPTHHWLVVSPSMSPENIPQGHQGSALAAGNTMDNQLMFDLFTKTRKAAQLLNLDADQIPVWNSIISKLPPMQIGRYGQLQEWMEDVDDPKDNHRHVSHLYGLFPSNQINPFTTPELTDAARTVLIHRGDVSTGWSMGWKVNLWAKLLDGNHANKLIKDQLTLVEKDGWGSKGGTYPNLFDAHPPFQIDGNFGCTSGITEMLLQTQNGFIDILPALPDEWKNGKISGLKTYGGFEVSIVWENNKAKEVIVKSTLGGNCRLRTPNEMQLTGNAKLKRAEGKNPNLFFDTPEIKTPLISKEAKLNPVEIKNEFIYDFPTEAGKIYTLKIK
- a CDS encoding glycoside hydrolase family 43 protein, whose product is MKKRPMNPNFLKNKFTLLTAAAFLSVSNISAQTFSDFNYRGNDKIYNDNPLKPDEFYSPILQGCYPDPSITKKGDDYYLVNSSFSMFPGVPIFTSKDMVNWKQIGHVLDRPSQLKVEKGGVSQGIYAPDIKYNKYNDTFYMITTQIAGGVGNMVVKTKDPAKGWSEVQKLNFDGIDPAIFFDDDGKAYIVHNDAPPKGTEQYQGHRVIKMWDYDLEKDQVVAGSDRIIVNAGVDITQKPIWIEGPHLYKYKGKYYLMCAEGGTGGWHSEVIFMADSPKGPFVPAKNNPILTQRYFPKDRKEKVDWAGHADLVEGPNGQWYGVFLAIRPNVNNRVNKGRETFLLPVDWSGTYPVFQNGLVPMKPKLKLPEGTQNQTGQNGFFPNGNFTYNDKLTDKNLDYRWIAMRGPRENFITATKNGVKVNPMETNIKALAPVSALFHRLQHEDFETSVTLDFKPKSEKELAGITCYQSERFNYVFGITKKDKDYYIVLERTEKGASKLIASEKISLSKTIKLQVTGENDNLSFNYALDGKNFKNLGGPVSGDILSTDVAGGFTGSLIGLYSTLSNDIVPN
- a CDS encoding glycoside hydrolase 43 family protein encodes the protein MNIKKSFYIVSFLGFIGLNSISAQVNPFQKATTAFTNPIIWADAPDLSITRNGDDFYLISTTMHLMPGAPVMHSRDLVHWEMSSYVFNTLNDNSKYDLLNGTVYGRGQWASSIRYHKGKYYVLFSPNDEPFKSYFYVTDNPEKGNWKLLTRTRHFHDASLLFDDDDRVYVFTSNKVFELSPDFKTIIGNPDGTEVFQKDASETGLLEGNQIIKKDGKYYMMMISWPRGGKRRQEVYRADKVTGPFEKKVVLEDNFLGFSYAGQGALIDDKNGNWYSLIFQDRNGVGRVPILIPVKWENGWPILGDNGKVPLKGEVPLPPFKPKNHLVESDEFTDKKMKIQWQWNHNPVNSAWSLSERKGFLRLKTSRIVDNVYLAPNTLTQRMEGQECSGVVALDVKGMKDGDVAGFSAFNGDSGILSIVMEDGKKFVTFESNEVSLDNKTKAVTGVKKEEKKRILLNSDKVYFKIDADFNLGKDLADFYYSTDQKNWTEMAKDYKMIFDYRRLFMGSKFAVFNYATKSLGGFVDVDFFRVKTDLDTIEE
- a CDS encoding alpha/beta hydrolase-fold protein, whose translation is MKITSLLIIGASLIVIPIAAQNTQRQAPAGFDVANAGIPHGKIDSIQYPSKTVGVTRKALVYTPPGFKKGTKYPVLYLLHGIGGDEKEWYKNGTPQIILDNLYAQGKLTPMIVILPNGRAMKDDRATGNIMAKDKVEAFATFEKDLLNDLIPYVEKKFPVKKDRENRAIAGLSMGGGQTLNFGLGNIDKFAWVGGFSSAPNTKEPQLLLSNPKKAKELKLLWISCGDADGLMPFSKRTHDYLAQNKIPHIFYIEPGGHDFKVWKNDLYIFSQLIFKPVDKTTFSDFTVLGLPAETNIRNAQYPQIMPNGKAIFRVKAPEAQKVQIDLGKKYDLTKDSDGVWKTTTDSLSEGFHYYSMVIDNVPVADPSSKSFYGMGRYASGIEVPFAGDGYYAMKDVPHGDIRIQNFFSKVTNSWRRVFIYTPPGYDKNTADSYPVLYILHGGGEDESGWAMQGKTNLIMDNLIAEGKAKPMIVVMPDANIGPAGFGSFGARNLQMFDKELKESVIPFAEANFRIKKDAANRALAGLSMGGIYTLHTGVQNSEMFSSLGVFSSGWILPSLQEVADSEYKFMTDNKSKINSNLKNFWISMGGKEDIAYKNCQVMMKKLDDVGIKYTYSEYPGGHTWPVWRNNLYNFAQLLFK